The Euzebya sp. genome includes the window CCATCCCGGTGGGCGGGAGCACGGGGACGGATCCGGACCCCTCCCCCACCCCGACCGACGAGCCGACGACGGAGCCCACCGCGGAGCCGACGGACGAGCCGACCGGGTCGCCGACACCCGCGCCCGCCCCCTCCCCCGGCGGCGGCTAGCAGGGGGCCTACGCCGTCTCGATCTGGGTGCGGAGGGCCTTCGCGACCTCGGTCATCTCGGCGAACGGCTTGCCGGCGGTCTGGCCGTACGCCATGACCCCGCGGATGAGCATGCGGGTCACGACCTCTGCGTCGGTCCAGACCTCGCAGCTGCCCTCGACCTGGCTGAACAGGGGCTTCAGCACCTCGAGGGCGTCGTCGGTCACGGTCAGGGTGGCGGGCATGGTCGTCCCCTCGCGGTACAGTGACGGTCGTAGTTGATCCCTGACGGTACCCATCGCCTGCCACGCAGGCCCCAGGAGGAACGGTGCGGTCCTCGCGGACCCGCGCCCCTCGCGGTGACGTCAGGTGCGACGCCCCGGACGCGTGCGATCACGCCGACCGGGCCCTCCCCCGCCGAGCGCTGACCGCGCTCCGCGGCTGCGGGACGCCGACCGCGCGCCACCTCTTCACCGACCCGGCGCCGGTCCCACCTGAGATCTACGAACAGAGAGCCACGTGAGCACCACCACGACGGACGCCACCTCGTCCACCACACCGTCCACCACATCGCCGTCCACCAAGACCTTCCGGGACTTCGGGGTCGACGACGCCATCTGCGACGCCCTCGAGGCCGTCGGCATCGTCGAGCCCTTCCCCATCCAGGAGATGACCCTGCCGCTGGCGCTGTCCGGCGCCGACATCATCGGGCAGGCCCGCACCGGCACCGGCAAGACCCTCGGGTTCGGCCTGCCGATGCTGCAGCGCGTCGACGTCGACGGCGGCCTCCAGGTCCTCGTCATCGTCCCGACCCGCGAGCTGTGCCTCCAGGTCACCGAGGACCTCGCCCAGGCCGGCCGCGGCCGCGGCGTCGACGTCCTCGCCGTCTACGGCGGCAAGGCCATCCAGCCCCAGATCGACGCGCTCGCCGAGGGCGTCCACGTCGTCGTCGGCACCCCCGGTCGCCTGCTCGACCTGTCGCGCCGCGGCGTGATGGACCTGTCGAAGGTCGCCGGGCTGGTGCTGGACGAGGCGGACGAGATGCTCGACCTCGGGTTCCTGCCCGACGTCGAGGCCCTGGTCGAGATGTGCGCTGACGAGCGCCAGACCCTGCTGTTCAGCGCGACCATGCCGAGCCAGATCGTCAGCCTCGCCCGTCGCTACATGTCCAAGCCGACGTTCATGCGCGCCGAGGTCGAAGAGGTCACGATCGCGCCGAAGACCCAGCAGTACTTCTTCAGCTGCCACCGCATGGACAAGCCGGCGGTGCTGGCCCGGATCCTCCAGACCCCGCGCCGTGGGCTGTGCGTCGTGTTCTGCCGGACCAAGCGGATGGCGGACACCCTGGCCGAGGAGCTGCGCGACCGCGACGTCAGCGCCCAGGCGATCCACTCCGACCTGCGGCAGGAGGCCCGCGAGCGCGCCCTCCAGAAGTTCCGGGACGGCAAGATCACCGTGCTGTGCGCCACCGAGGTGGCCGCCCGCGGGCTCGACATCGACGACGTGACGCACGTCGTCAACTACGACTGCCCGGACGACGAGAAGATGTACCTGCACCGCATCGGCCGGACCGGCCGGGCGGGCGCGGACGGCGTGGCGATCACGCTGGCGGTGTGGAACGAGCTCCCTCGCGTCGAGATGATCCGCCGCGAGCTCGGCATCGAGGAGGAGATCCACGAGGTCTTCTCCACCTCCCCCCTGCTGGACGAGCTGTTCGACCTGCCCGCGCGCGAGGAGAAGGCCAAGGTCCCCTCGCCCCCGCAGGCCCGTCGCGGTCGCGGGTCGCGGTCGGGGTCGCGTGACGGCGAGGACGGCGGTGGCCGTCGAGGCCGCGGACGTCGCGGGGAGACGTCGGAGACGTCGTCGGACGAGTCATCGTCGACGGGACGGTCGTCTGAGGGACGGTCGTCGGAGGCTGCGTCGTCAGACGACGGTGATGACGACGGCATCCGCCGCACCCGCGGTCGGTCCCGCCGGCGCACCCGCACCAAGACCGTCGAGGGCGACACCACCGTGGTCGAGCTCGAGCCGACCGAGGACGTGTCCACATCCTCCGAGGACGAGGGGGAGGGGGAGGGTCGCACCCGCACCCGCCGTCGCTCCCGAGGCCGTGGGTCGGACTCGAGCGGCCAGGAGCAGCCCACCAGCTCCGACGACGAGGACTCCTCGTCCGACGGGTCGTCCCGCACCCGCACCCGGACGCGCTCGAAGCGTGAGGGATCCGGTGGGACCCGCGACTCGGAGCAGGCCGGCGGTTCCACCCGGGCCGGTGGTCGTAGCCGGTCCGGCGACGACGGCAAGAGCCGACAGTCGAAGGGACGTCAGTCCAAGAGCCGATCGGGAGGGTCCGAGGGCGGGTCGGACAACGCCGATGGGCGCCGGTCGTCGAAGGGTCGCAACTCCGGTGGGCGCAGTTCGGGCGGGCGCAGTTCGGGCGGGCGTGACTCAGGCGGTCGTGACTCGGGCGGGCGCGACTCCGGCGGCCGTGGCTCGAACGGGGACGGGGGTGGCCGGTCCGGCCGGTCCCGCTCGGACCGGGGCAACGGCGGGCGTGGGGGCCGCTCCGGCCGCAGCACGGTGGACGTCGGTGAGGCTCGCGGCGACGGCAAGCCCCGCCTGAGCCGGAAGCTCGAGGTCGTCCACCTGCCGTAGCGTCGGCGGGGCGCGGGTCGGCCGGCCGCATCCGGCCCGGGCTCCCCCGGTTCGACTCAGCTGCCGGCGGTCACCAGTGCCACGAGGTCGGCGTGCAGGGCCGGGCCGGAGGCGACCACGCCGCTCGTCCCGGCCTGCGTGGTCAGCGGGGTGACGACCGCGCCCGCCTGCCGGGCGATGACCACCCCGGCGGCCCAGTCCCACCGCTGCGTGGTGTCCTCGTAGTACCCGTCGACCCGGCCCGCGGCGACCGCGCAGAGGTCCAGCGCCGCCGAGCCGACACGGCGCACGTCCCGCGCGGCGGCGAGGACCCGCGTGACCACCTCGGCCTGGACCAGCCGGCGGTCGCGCTCGTAGCTGAACCCCGTCCCGATCAGGGCGTGGGGCAGCTCGACCGGGTCGTTGACGGCGATCTCGATCCCGTCGCAGGTGGCGGGCCCGTCGACGTGGGCGGCGAAGAGCTGGTCCGCGACCGGGTCGAGGACCGCGCCGGCGATGCCGCGCCAGGTCCCGTCGGGCTCCTCGCGCTCGACGGCGACGCTGACCGACCACCCGGGGTGGCCGTACAGGAAGTTCACCGTGCCGTCGAGGGGGTCCACGACCCAGCGGAGCCCGGTCGAACCGCGGCGGTGCGCCCCCTCCTCCCCCAGCAGCCCGTCATCGGGACGCGCGGCGGTCAGCGCCTCGACGAGCACGCGCTCGGAATCCGCGTCCGCGACCGACACCGGGTCGGTGGCGCTGGACTTGGTCTGCACACCGGCGTCTTCGCCGGCGCGCAGGCGGCGCTGGTGCGCGAGCAGCACGGCACCGGCCGTGCGCGCCACCTCTTCGGCGACCGCGAGCAGGCCCGCGGGGTCGTCGCGACCCGCCACCGCTAGCGGGGCAGACCGACGCGCGGCCTGAGCCAGGCGCGGCGCTCGCACGCGGGGCAGCGCGCGAAGACCGGGTGGGACTTCCAGGGCGCGACCAGGACCAGCGGGATCGCGTGCCGGATCGCGTCACCCAGGTGGAGGGGTGAGGACACGCCGCAGTGGCTGCACTCCACGTGCACCGGGCTGCGGCCGGCCGGCGGGCTGGGACGGTCGGCGCGGTCCTGCTCCCCGGCCTCGTGGGTCCGCGGGGACGGCTCGGGCGACCGGCGACGAGCGCCCGCGCCGGGGGTGGACGGCGGGGCGGAGGCACTGAACAGGGCGGCGCGCCCCTCCCGGTCGGCGCGTGAGGAGTCGGGCTGGCGGGACTCCTCGCGCTCCAGCAGCCGGCGCTCCGGCGGCTTGATCCGGTCGAAGCCGCTCACGGGGTCCCCCTCCTCATGACCCACCCTCCGCGGCGGCGCGGTCCTCGGGCAGGACGGTCAGGCCGTGGAGCTCCGCGGCGATCACCCTGTAGGCCGCCGCGCCGGGCACCTTCGGCGCGTGGGACAGGATCGTCCTGCCGTTGTTGGGCGCCTCGGCGAACCGGACGGACTTGCGGACCGGGACGCCGATGACCTTCAGGTCGTAGCGGGTCTGGACGTCCTCCAGCACCTCGCGGGAGTGGTTCGTCCGGCTGTCGAACATCGTGGCGACCAGGCCGGCGACCTCGAGGCCGCGGTTGGTGAGGTGCTGGACGTCCGCGATCGTCTCGAGCAGCTGGGAGACCCCGCGGTGGCTGAGCGTCTCGCACTGCAGGGGGATGACGACCTTGTCGGCCGCGGTCAGCGCGTTCAGCGTCAGGACCCCGAGCGACGGCGGGCAGTCGAGGAAGATCGCGTCGTAGCTGTCGCGCAGGTCCTCGATCTGGGCGCGCAGGACGTACTCCCGGCCGGTCCGGCTGAGCAGGGCGACCTCGGCCCCGGACAGGTCCAGGTTGGCCGGTGCGAGGTCGCACTCGTCGTGGCGGACGACGGTCGCCGACAGCTCGGTCCGGCCGGTCACGACCTCGTGGAGGGTCGGGCTCAGCTCGTCCGGGTCGTAGCCCAAGCTGAAGGTCAGGCACGCCTGGGGATCGAGGTCGATCACCAGCACGTTCAACCCCCGGGCCCGCAGCGCCGCGGCCAGGCTGGCCGTGGTCGTCGTCTTGGCGACGCCACCCTTCTGGTTGGCCACTGCGTAGACGACGGCGCTCATGGCCGTCGAGGCTACCTGTCTCGTGGACGTCGCCCCGTGTGCGCACCGCGAGCAGCCTCGCACCACCGGTGGGTATGCTCGCGGTATGACCAGTCAGATCGCGGTGAAGCTCCCGTCCGCCACGCTCGCCGCGATCGACGATCTCGTCCGCTCCGGCCGGTTCACGAGCCGCTCCCAGGCCGTCCGAGCCGGACTCGACCACGTGATCCAGGAGGCCCGGGAGCGGGAGATCGATCAGGCCTTCGCCGACGGCTTCCGCCGTGTGCCGGAGACGCCGGAGGAGCTGCGAGAGGCCGAACGACTCGCCATCGACGCCATCGAGGACGAACCGTGGGAGAAGTGGTGGTAGCCCGTGGTGAGGTGTGGTGGGGAGAGGCACCGGACGAGAAGGGACGGCCGTTCCTCGTCGTGAGCCGCGACGCCGCGAACGCCGTGATGCGTCGGGTGCTGGTCGCACCTGTCACCACCAGGATCCGTTCGGTGCCGAGCGAGCTCCCGCTCGACGAGGGGGAGGGCCTGCCGCACGCCTCGGTGGCCAGCTTCGACAACCTGCGGCCCTTCCCGCAGTCGATGTTGGTCCGCCGGCTGGGGGCGCTGGCACCTGGACGGCAGCACCTCATCTGCGCGGTGGCCGCCGCCACGTTGGACTGCTGACGACGGTCAGCTGCTCAGCTGGCGAGCGGTGCCCTCGTCGACAGGCCTGGCTGGTGCAGGATCGCCTGCACCGCACGGCCGTTGGTGCGGTTGACCACGACCGGCCCGAGCAGGTTCGCGGTGGTGTCCTGCAGGGTCTCCCCGACGGTCAGGACGACGTACACGTCCGCATCGTCAGCTGACCCCAGGCCGAGCGCGTCCACCGTGGCGGTGTCGAGCGTCGGCTCGTAGTCCGGGAAGAACCCGAACGGGTCGACGACGACGAACGCGAGGTCGGCGACGTCATCGGCGGTGAGGACCTTGAACGGGCTGTTCGCGTCGTCTCCCCAGGTCTCGAGGGTCCATGCGCGTGCCTCGGGGAACCCGGGGACGGCCGTCACGAACTCGAGCGTGGTGGCGGCGGCGGTCATGAGGGCCGACATTAGCGCAGGAAGTCCAGCAGAGAGGGCTGGATGACCCGTGAGGTGGCGGACAGGGCGGCCTGGTAGGCGACCTCCTGCATCTGCAGCTCCATGATGGTCTCGGGCAGGTCGACGTCCTCGACGCTGCTCAGTCGGGTGCGCAAGTTCATCTCCTGGTCCGTGGCCCGGTCGACCAGGCTCTCGAGCCGGTTCGCCCGGGCCCCGATCGTGCCCAGCGCGGTGAGCAGGCGGTTGTGCGCCTCGTCGATCGAGGCCAGGTGGCCGCTGACGGCGTCCGGGTTGAGCTCGAGGTCCTCGATGACCTGGTCGAGGACATCGAACACTGTGTTCCCGTTGGGGCCGAACGCCTCGGTGCCCGTGACGTTGATCGGCAGCTTGATGCCCTCTGCCACGGTCCGGGTCACCGAGTGCGGGTCCCCCTGGTAGACGAAGCCGAGGGGACCGTCGACGAAGAGCTCTGCCGGGTTGCCGGTGCCGGAGAACAGCAGGCGGTCCCCGAAGCGGGTGTTGGCCATCTCGAGCAGCCCGTCCCGGATGGACCGCAGCTCAGAGGCGATGTTCTTCCGCCCGACATCGCCGACCGAGGCGTTCGCGCCCTGAACCGTCAGGTCGCGAGCCCGGATCAGCATCGACGAGGCACCCTGCAGCGCGGAGTCCGCCGTGTCCAGCCAACCCTTCGCGTTGTCGGCACCCGCGAGGTGGCCACGGGTCCGTGTCAGCGACGAGCGCGTGAGCATCGCCGTGACGGTCCCGGTGGGTGAGTCCGACGGTCGGTTGATCTGGCGCCCCGTGGCGAGACGTTCCTGCAGATCACCGGTGCGGGAGAGGCTCTGCTGCAGGTAGGCCAGCGATGACCGGCTCAGCATGCCCTGGGTGACTCGCGTCATGGTGTGTGCTACCTCCCGACGACGCCGGTGCCGCTGATCAGCGTGTTCAGCATCTCGTCGATGGTGGTCATGAATCGGGCGGCGGCGCTGTAGGCCTGCTGGTAGGCGACGAGGTTGGTCATCTCCTCGTCGATCGAGACGCCGGACACCGCGTCGTGCTGCCCCTGGGCCTGCTGGGTGAGCTTCGTCTGGAGGTCGACCACGCGAGAGGCCGTCTGCGCGTCCACGCCCAACTGGGCGACGAGGGTCCGGTAGGCGTCGTCAGCCGGCCCGCCGGCGAGTTCGCCGATGAGGGCGGCGTTGCCGCCACCGAACACCCCTTCGGTCGGCAGCGCGGCTGCCACGTTCCCCGGCTGTCCCACGACGTCGCCGTGCAAGCGGATGTCACGAGCGGACGCCCCGTCGAAGAAGAGTCGTCCAGAGGTGCCACTGAGGTCGTTGCCGGTGACGTGCGTGCCGTTCACCGACGAGACCAGCTGGGCGGCGACCTGATCCAGCTGGGTCTGCTGCTTCGGGATGATGTCGTTCACGGACGTCTTCAAGGCTGCGAGGCTGCCGGTCCGGGGGTCCACCTCGAGGGTGGTGTTCGACATGTGCAGAGCCAACGTCGGAGGATCCCCGTCCACGTGCAACGCCATCTCGTGGGCGTTCGCGCCCTGGACCAGTGCGACGCTGCCGACGTTGATGTGCATCATCCCGTCGTCGTTGATGCGGGTCGAGATGCCCACCTTGTCCGACAACTGCCGAACCAGCTCATCTCGCTGGTCCATGAGCTCGTTGGCGCTCGTCCCGAGCTGGGCGGCCGCGGAGATCTCGGTGTTGAGGCGGGCGATCTGCTTCGCGGTGGCGTTGACGTCATCCACCACGACCTTGGCCCGCTCGATCGCATCGTCGACCTGCGCATCCATCGATGCGCTCAGATCCGCGAAGCGGTTGG containing:
- a CDS encoding DEAD/DEAH box helicase; the encoded protein is MSTTTTDATSSTTPSTTSPSTKTFRDFGVDDAICDALEAVGIVEPFPIQEMTLPLALSGADIIGQARTGTGKTLGFGLPMLQRVDVDGGLQVLVIVPTRELCLQVTEDLAQAGRGRGVDVLAVYGGKAIQPQIDALAEGVHVVVGTPGRLLDLSRRGVMDLSKVAGLVLDEADEMLDLGFLPDVEALVEMCADERQTLLFSATMPSQIVSLARRYMSKPTFMRAEVEEVTIAPKTQQYFFSCHRMDKPAVLARILQTPRRGLCVVFCRTKRMADTLAEELRDRDVSAQAIHSDLRQEARERALQKFRDGKITVLCATEVAARGLDIDDVTHVVNYDCPDDEKMYLHRIGRTGRAGADGVAITLAVWNELPRVEMIRRELGIEEEIHEVFSTSPLLDELFDLPAREEKAKVPSPPQARRGRGSRSGSRDGEDGGGRRGRGRRGETSETSSDESSSTGRSSEGRSSEAASSDDGDDDGIRRTRGRSRRRTRTKTVEGDTTVVELEPTEDVSTSSEDEGEGEGRTRTRRRSRGRGSDSSGQEQPTSSDDEDSSSDGSSRTRTRTRSKREGSGGTRDSEQAGGSTRAGGRSRSGDDGKSRQSKGRQSKSRSGGSEGGSDNADGRRSSKGRNSGGRSSGGRSSGGRDSGGRDSGGRDSGGRGSNGDGGGRSGRSRSDRGNGGRGGRSGRSTVDVGEARGDGKPRLSRKLEVVHLP
- a CDS encoding inositol monophosphatase; translated protein: MAGRDDPAGLLAVAEEVARTAGAVLLAHQRRLRAGEDAGVQTKSSATDPVSVADADSERVLVEALTAARPDDGLLGEEGAHRRGSTGLRWVVDPLDGTVNFLYGHPGWSVSVAVEREEPDGTWRGIAGAVLDPVADQLFAAHVDGPATCDGIEIAVNDPVELPHALIGTGFSYERDRRLVQAEVVTRVLAAARDVRRVGSAALDLCAVAAGRVDGYYEDTTQRWDWAAGVVIARQAGAVVTPLTTQAGTSGVVASGPALHADLVALVTAGS
- a CDS encoding ParA family protein → MSAVVYAVANQKGGVAKTTTTASLAAALRARGLNVLVIDLDPQACLTFSLGYDPDELSPTLHEVVTGRTELSATVVRHDECDLAPANLDLSGAEVALLSRTGREYVLRAQIEDLRDSYDAIFLDCPPSLGVLTLNALTAADKVVIPLQCETLSHRGVSQLLETIADVQHLTNRGLEVAGLVATMFDSRTNHSREVLEDVQTRYDLKVIGVPVRKSVRFAEAPNNGRTILSHAPKVPGAAAYRVIAAELHGLTVLPEDRAAAEGGS
- a CDS encoding ribbon-helix-helix domain-containing protein; protein product: MTSQIAVKLPSATLAAIDDLVRSGRFTSRSQAVRAGLDHVIQEAREREIDQAFADGFRRVPETPEELREAERLAIDAIEDEPWEKWW
- a CDS encoding type II toxin-antitoxin system PemK/MazF family toxin, producing MGEVVVARGEVWWGEAPDEKGRPFLVVSRDAANAVMRRVLVAPVTTRIRSVPSELPLDEGEGLPHASVASFDNLRPFPQSMLVRRLGALAPGRQHLICAVAAATLDC
- the fliW gene encoding flagellar assembly protein FliW is translated as MTAAATTLEFVTAVPGFPEARAWTLETWGDDANSPFKVLTADDVADLAFVVVDPFGFFPDYEPTLDTATVDALGLGSADDADVYVVLTVGETLQDTTANLLGPVVVNRTNGRAVQAILHQPGLSTRAPLAS
- the flgL gene encoding flagellar hook-associated protein FlgL encodes the protein MTRVTQGMLSRSSLAYLQQSLSRTGDLQERLATGRQINRPSDSPTGTVTAMLTRSSLTRTRGHLAGADNAKGWLDTADSALQGASSMLIRARDLTVQGANASVGDVGRKNIASELRSIRDGLLEMANTRFGDRLLFSGTGNPAELFVDGPLGFVYQGDPHSVTRTVAEGIKLPINVTGTEAFGPNGNTVFDVLDQVIEDLELNPDAVSGHLASIDEAHNRLLTALGTIGARANRLESLVDRATDQEMNLRTRLSSVEDVDLPETIMELQMQEVAYQAALSATSRVIQPSLLDFLR
- the flgK gene encoding flagellar hook-associated protein FlgK produces the protein MRSTFGGLQVAASGLAAQRRAIEAAGQNIANVNTPGYSRQRVDLAAMASHTAGIHTGSATWGVGVQVTGQSRIVDQFLIQRVQAERSSQGFAEEIQTTYSRLELTFGEPGDSGLAAQLEDFWNAWDTVVIAPEDLAARSALLQQAEGVANRFADLSASMDAQVDDAIERAKVVVDDVNATAKQIARLNTEISAAAQLGTSANELMDQRDELVRQLSDKVGISTRINDDGMMHINVGSVALVQGANAHEMALHVDGDPPTLALHMSNTTLEVDPRTGSLAALKTSVNDIIPKQQTQLDQVAAQLVSSVNGTHVTGNDLSGTSGRLFFDGASARDIRLHGDVVGQPGNVAAALPTEGVFGGGNAALIGELAGGPADDAYRTLVAQLGVDAQTASRVVDLQTKLTQQAQGQHDAVSGVSIDEEMTNLVAYQQAYSAAARFMTTIDEMLNTLISGTGVVGR